A genomic window from Methanobacterium sp. BRmetb2 includes:
- a CDS encoding creatinine amidohydrolase: protein MVKLRYSSGNIISPEVHKVGVLAIGSHLENHGACLPIDTDAKIASYLALQAALRTGAKFLGVLYAATEYDYVKHGKHIKPQELVEKRLIPTLASAKKCLELEKIVLVNGHGGNRPLFPYISEIEKKLELTIKVNNKIVEIEGPHAGTGELSIGDVLGLVDKSKLEKHCDFDKYPEVGMVGLKDARIADKGIDQGAKLVESQKVSIDINYGEKLLQTALKDIIKDIENI from the coding sequence ATGGTAAAACTCAGATATTCGTCAGGAAATATTATCTCACCAGAAGTGCACAAAGTTGGAGTTCTGGCAATTGGTTCACACCTTGAAAATCATGGGGCATGTTTACCTATAGATACTGATGCTAAGATTGCCTCTTACTTGGCACTTCAAGCAGCTTTAAGAACTGGTGCAAAATTCTTAGGAGTTTTGTATGCTGCTACAGAATATGATTACGTCAAACACGGCAAACACATTAAACCCCAAGAGTTGGTGGAAAAGAGATTAATACCTACACTTGCATCGGCTAAAAAATGTCTTGAACTGGAAAAAATAGTTCTGGTAAACGGCCATGGTGGAAATCGTCCCCTATTCCCATATATTTCTGAAATTGAAAAAAAGCTTGAATTGACCATAAAAGTAAATAATAAAATAGTAGAAATTGAAGGACCCCACGCAGGGACCGGAGAACTATCCATAGGCGATGTTTTAGGCCTGGTTGATAAATCAAAATTAGAAAAACACTGCGATTTTGATAAATATCCTGAAGTGGGAATGGTAGGACTGAAAGATGCTAGAATTGCAGATAAAGGAATAGATCAAGGAGCAAAACTAGTTGAATCCCAAAAGGTAAGTATTGATATAAATTACGGTGAAAAACTCCTCCAAACAGCCTTAAAAGATATCATCAAAGATATTGAAAACATTTAA
- a CDS encoding thioesterase translates to MFNITVTPRFGDIDGLKHVNNTVLAIWFEKARNPIFRMFTPDLDLSYEKWKLIMVRTEFDFVGQMYYGTDVEIRSYITRIGNTSFTIGHEAWQNGELKAKGKAVIVHYNFLEEKSMPIPESIKKQLEEHLIPEQV, encoded by the coding sequence ATGTTTAATATAACAGTAACACCACGATTTGGAGATATAGACGGACTTAAACATGTTAATAACACAGTTCTGGCAATATGGTTTGAAAAAGCTAGAAATCCTATATTTCGAATGTTCACACCAGATTTGGATTTAAGTTATGAAAAATGGAAGTTGATAATGGTTAGAACAGAATTTGACTTTGTGGGGCAGATGTACTATGGGACTGATGTGGAAATTCGCAGTTACATCACCAGGATTGGTAACACTTCATTTACTATAGGACATGAAGCATGGCAAAATGGAGAGTTAAAAGCAAAAGGAAAAGCAGTTATAGTTCATTATAATTTTCTGGAAGAGAAATCGATGCCCATACCAGAATCTATAAAAAAACAATTAGAGGAACATCTGATACCAGAACAAGTATGA
- a CDS encoding 50S ribosomal protein L37e, translating into MKGTPSFGKRNKKTHIRCRRCGKNAYHARKKYCAACGFGRSSRIRRYSWQNKKISGYRLK; encoded by the coding sequence ATGAAAGGTACACCCTCATTTGGTAAGAGGAATAAAAAGACCCACATCAGATGTAGAAGATGTGGTAAAAACGCATACCATGCCAGAAAGAAATACTGTGCAGCATGCGGATTTGGAAGATCCAGCCGAATCAGAAGATACAGCTGGCAAAATAAGAAAATTTCAGGATATAGGTTGAAATAG
- a CDS encoding DEAD/DEAH box helicase yields the protein MIILRKKKNILELYPIGSAKGALNSRRKPLFYGYIKLKNVNGRIKIHRFHVKKDDKEAVFPPSEAAKILKNQTVFLLGSDSQTEELLNEMNINYKRTLICNHCIMDGYITIIKRDSSYQFHNDHICRICAEQEVKRELNYRDFDLSTFKNFKRILDSTYDVNKVLSVLNPNFDPVKNSDLTLYDKIEVKGNKKPKMAIAQLNIPEKFKDIIKSNGKYLLPVQQMAMEKGLLDGENLLVVSATASGKTLIGEIAGVPRAMNKKKFLFLTPLVALANQKYRDFKSRYSKLDLNVSIKVGMSRIKAKEEISLGDDEVKNSDIVVGTYEGIDFQLRSGRADDLKDLGVVVIDEIHMLDDPERGPRLNGLIQRLKSLFKNLQIIGLSATVKNPKEIATEFGMKLVEYGERPVPLERHLIFTRSEYDKLDIMVRIARSEYKNISKKGFHGQTIIFTNSRRKTHSISDYLTKRGVSAAAYHAGLSYSKKNNIEKDYLKQKISTVVTTAALAAGVDFPASQVIFESITMGNKWLSPNEFSQMLGRAGRPTYHDIGKVYLLPEIGRIFEDEAEEAVAIDLLDSDVEEVDVHYSEDDVIEQVLADICTGNVRNITDLKKTYKSIDLPLNLDTAIDLLIDYKLITENGNFNVTSYGRAVSTSFLNQEDAEYIRKNLKKITPLEMALTLEPFENVYLSNRVHKKLSKVLKVNLSTRLFADSTLDIISSAENISKLDPALQDALINLQMEFLSCKCKDRPFCTCFQMELSRRIIKYRSQNKDPVDISKILLKNYQIHAYAGDIFSWMDNLIRKLEAIRRIARAFKYYKIVKQTSKLIKTIEKGY from the coding sequence ATGATAATTTTAAGGAAGAAAAAAAATATACTGGAGTTGTACCCTATAGGAAGTGCAAAAGGGGCACTAAATTCCCGTAGAAAACCTTTGTTTTATGGTTACATTAAATTGAAAAATGTTAACGGCCGGATAAAAATTCACAGGTTTCATGTTAAAAAAGATGATAAAGAAGCAGTATTTCCTCCCAGTGAAGCAGCCAAAATTCTAAAAAATCAAACTGTTTTTTTATTAGGTAGTGATTCTCAAACCGAAGAATTATTAAATGAGATGAATATCAATTATAAGAGAACTCTTATCTGTAATCACTGCATTATGGATGGATATATAACTATAATAAAAAGAGATTCATCCTACCAGTTTCATAATGACCATATCTGCAGAATTTGTGCGGAACAAGAAGTAAAAAGAGAATTAAATTATAGAGATTTTGATTTAAGTACTTTCAAAAATTTTAAAAGGATACTGGACAGCACCTATGATGTTAATAAAGTTTTAAGTGTGTTAAATCCTAATTTTGACCCTGTAAAAAATTCTGATCTCACCCTATACGATAAAATTGAAGTGAAAGGAAATAAAAAGCCAAAAATGGCTATAGCCCAACTGAATATTCCTGAAAAATTTAAAGATATCATTAAATCTAATGGAAAATATTTATTACCAGTTCAGCAGATGGCAATGGAGAAAGGTCTTTTAGATGGTGAAAATTTACTTGTAGTATCAGCCACAGCCAGTGGAAAAACACTGATTGGGGAAATTGCTGGAGTTCCCCGGGCAATGAATAAAAAGAAATTTCTATTTTTAACGCCATTAGTGGCCCTGGCCAACCAGAAATATAGGGATTTTAAAAGTAGATACAGTAAACTGGATTTAAATGTATCAATTAAGGTGGGTATGAGCCGAATAAAAGCCAAAGAAGAAATTTCTCTTGGAGATGATGAGGTAAAAAATTCAGATATAGTGGTTGGTACCTACGAAGGTATAGACTTTCAACTTCGATCAGGAAGAGCAGATGATCTCAAAGATCTAGGAGTAGTGGTAATTGATGAGATACACATGCTGGACGATCCTGAAAGAGGTCCCCGACTAAACGGTTTAATACAGAGATTAAAATCCCTTTTTAAAAATTTGCAGATAATAGGACTATCTGCTACTGTTAAAAATCCGAAGGAGATAGCCACGGAATTTGGAATGAAGTTGGTGGAGTATGGTGAACGTCCAGTGCCATTGGAGCGTCATCTAATTTTTACCCGTTCTGAATATGATAAATTAGATATTATGGTCAGAATAGCCAGATCAGAATACAAAAACATTTCAAAGAAAGGATTCCACGGACAAACCATAATATTCACTAATTCTAGAAGAAAAACACATTCAATATCGGATTATTTAACTAAAAGAGGTGTTAGTGCCGCAGCATATCATGCTGGACTTTCCTATTCTAAAAAAAATAATATTGAAAAAGATTACCTAAAACAAAAAATATCTACTGTGGTTACAACCGCTGCACTTGCTGCAGGAGTGGATTTTCCTGCATCACAGGTTATATTTGAAAGCATTACCATGGGGAATAAGTGGTTATCACCCAATGAATTTTCACAGATGCTGGGAAGGGCAGGAAGACCCACCTACCACGATATAGGTAAAGTATATTTACTTCCCGAGATTGGTCGAATATTCGAAGATGAAGCAGAAGAGGCCGTGGCCATTGATCTATTAGATAGTGATGTGGAAGAGGTAGATGTACATTATTCAGAGGACGATGTTATAGAACAGGTACTAGCTGATATATGTACAGGAAATGTTAGAAATATTACTGATCTCAAGAAAACATATAAAAGTATAGATCTACCCTTAAATCTGGACACGGCTATTGATCTACTCATTGATTATAAGTTAATAACAGAAAACGGCAATTTCAATGTCACAAGTTATGGAAGAGCTGTTTCCACTTCATTTTTAAATCAGGAAGATGCAGAGTACATCCGAAAAAATTTAAAAAAGATTACTCCCTTGGAAATGGCCTTGACCCTGGAACCTTTTGAAAATGTTTATTTATCAAACCGGGTTCATAAAAAACTAAGTAAGGTTCTAAAAGTTAATCTTTCCACCAGATTGTTTGCTGATTCAACATTGGACATAATCTCATCAGCGGAAAATATTTCTAAACTGGATCCGGCTCTCCAAGACGCGCTTATAAATTTGCAGATGGAATTTTTATCGTGTAAATGCAAAGACCGTCCCTTCTGCACGTGTTTCCAGATGGAACTCTCCCGGAGGATTATCAAGTACCGGTCCCAAAACAAGGATCCAGTGGACATCAGTAAAATTCTCCTTAAAAACTACCAGATACATGCATATGCAGGGGATATATTTTCCTGGATGGATAATCTTATAAGGAAATTGGAAGCTATAAGAAGAATTGCCAGAGCCTTTAAATATTATAAAATAGTTAAACAAACTTCAAAACTTATTAAAACCATAGAAAAAGGATATTAA
- a CDS encoding AMP-binding protein has product MDLINDTIGEFLEKMVKKDPDRDFMVYPDRNLRFSYQEFNERVNMLAKGLLSIGISKGDHVGIWAKNVPDWLTFMFATAKLGVVLITVNTAYKSHELAYVLEQSDMKALAIIDGFRDVDYVQTVYELVPELKTHSRGNLNSKKFPYLESVIYVGQEKHRGMYNTNELMLLGKHSKDEELIKIKESVECDDVVNMQYTSGTTGFPKGVMLTHKNVLNNGFYIGERQRFSEIDRVCLPVPLFHCFGIVLGVLAILTHGATMVMVEQFDPLLVLAAVQKEKCTALYGVPTMFIAEFSHPMFEMFDFSSLRTGIMAGSPCPIEAMKKVMSDMHCDEITIAYGLTEASPVFIQTSVDDSVEKRVNTVGTPLPHIEVKIVDPDTGETLGPNQTGEVCCRGYNVMKGYYKMPEMTKEAIDKDGWLHSGDLAVCDDDGYYSIVGRIKDMIIRGGENIYPREIEEFIHTMDGVKDVQVVGIPDEKYGEIVGAFVIVDDESDLTEEDIRDYAITKIARYKVPKHVFLVDEFPLTASGKVQKFKLRDLAVELLEKKEQNEEPI; this is encoded by the coding sequence ATGGATTTAATTAACGATACAATAGGGGAATTCTTAGAAAAAATGGTAAAAAAAGATCCAGACAGGGATTTTATGGTTTATCCTGACCGAAATCTTAGATTTTCATACCAGGAATTTAATGAAAGAGTAAACATGTTAGCTAAGGGACTGCTCTCTATTGGGATTTCTAAGGGAGATCATGTGGGAATATGGGCTAAAAATGTTCCAGATTGGCTTACATTCATGTTTGCCACGGCAAAATTAGGTGTAGTTTTGATAACGGTAAATACTGCCTATAAAAGCCATGAACTTGCTTACGTCCTGGAACAATCAGACATGAAAGCTCTGGCCATAATTGATGGATTTAGAGATGTTGATTATGTTCAAACAGTTTATGAACTCGTCCCTGAGTTAAAAACCCATAGCAGAGGTAATTTAAACAGTAAAAAATTCCCTTATCTTGAAAGTGTAATATATGTGGGTCAAGAAAAACATAGGGGAATGTATAATACCAATGAATTAATGTTACTGGGAAAACACAGCAAAGATGAGGAATTAATCAAAATCAAAGAGTCCGTTGAATGTGATGATGTAGTAAACATGCAATATACATCTGGGACCACGGGTTTTCCAAAAGGAGTAATGCTTACTCATAAAAATGTTTTAAATAATGGTTTTTACATTGGTGAGAGACAGAGATTCAGTGAAATTGACCGAGTATGTTTACCAGTTCCCTTATTCCACTGCTTTGGTATTGTATTAGGAGTGCTTGCAATTTTAACCCATGGCGCAACCATGGTTATGGTAGAACAATTTGATCCATTACTGGTTCTTGCTGCAGTACAAAAAGAGAAATGTACTGCATTGTATGGTGTTCCGACAATGTTCATTGCAGAATTTTCGCATCCCATGTTTGAAATGTTTGATTTTTCCAGTCTACGTACCGGTATAATGGCTGGATCTCCCTGTCCTATAGAAGCCATGAAAAAAGTCATGTCGGACATGCATTGTGATGAAATAACCATTGCTTACGGATTAACGGAAGCATCTCCAGTATTTATACAAACCAGTGTGGATGATTCAGTAGAAAAGAGGGTCAATACAGTTGGAACCCCTTTACCACATATTGAGGTTAAAATTGTAGATCCTGATACTGGTGAAACATTAGGGCCGAATCAAACAGGAGAAGTATGTTGCCGTGGATATAATGTGATGAAAGGATACTATAAAATGCCTGAAATGACCAAGGAGGCTATTGATAAAGATGGTTGGCTTCACAGTGGTGATCTGGCTGTTTGTGATGATGATGGATATTATTCTATTGTGGGCCGTATTAAAGACATGATTATCCGTGGAGGAGAAAATATTTATCCCCGGGAAATTGAGGAATTTATACACACCATGGATGGGGTTAAGGATGTTCAAGTAGTGGGAATACCTGATGAAAAGTATGGAGAAATTGTAGGTGCCTTTGTTATAGTGGATGATGAATCAGATCTAACTGAAGAAGACATAAGAGATTATGCCATAACCAAAATAGCCCGTTACAAAGTACCAAAACATGTCTTTTTAGTGGACGAATTTCCATTAACTGCCAGTGGAAAAGTACAAAAATTTAAATTAAGAGATTTAGCAGTGGAACTTCTTGAAAAAAAAGAACAAAATGAAGAACCAATTTAG
- a CDS encoding DNA-binding protein: MSEKNQLGSKIRQIRENNQMSLEDLSKASNISIEELDSIENGELIPSLTPLIKIARALGVRLGTFLDDAPQTGPVVSKSGQYENIILFSGKENHPDQSKLEFYALASGKQDRHMEPFIIDVHPPDNQDYKLSSHEGEEFVYIMDGKIEILYGTERYLLSKGDSIYYDSIIPHDLHAYGEKDAKILAVVYTPF, translated from the coding sequence ATGTCAGAAAAGAATCAGCTAGGATCAAAAATTAGACAGATAAGAGAAAATAATCAGATGTCATTAGAAGATCTATCCAAGGCCAGCAATATCAGTATTGAGGAATTAGATAGTATAGAAAATGGAGAACTTATACCTTCACTAACTCCTTTAATAAAAATTGCTAGAGCATTAGGCGTAAGACTTGGAACATTCTTAGATGATGCACCACAAACAGGGCCAGTAGTTTCTAAATCTGGTCAATATGAAAATATAATCCTATTTTCTGGGAAAGAAAACCATCCAGATCAGAGTAAACTAGAATTTTATGCTTTAGCTTCAGGAAAACAAGACCGGCACATGGAACCATTTATAATAGATGTTCATCCACCAGATAACCAAGATTATAAATTATCATCCCATGAAGGAGAAGAATTTGTATATATAATGGATGGTAAGATAGAAATTTTATATGGTACTGAAAGGTATTTACTTTCAAAAGGGGATAGTATTTATTACGACTCGATAATACCTCATGATCTTCATGCATATGGCGAAAAAGACGCAAAAATATTGGCAGTGGTTTACACTCCATTTTAA
- a CDS encoding RNA-binding protein: MNAQKVNVQRPLDALGKSLNSPVLIKLKGEREFRGILKSFDLHMNLVLNDAEEIENGESTRRLGTVLIRGDNIVYISP, encoded by the coding sequence GTGAATGCACAAAAAGTGAATGTACAAAGACCACTTGATGCATTAGGTAAATCCTTAAACTCCCCCGTTCTCATAAAACTTAAAGGTGAAAGAGAATTCAGAGGGATTTTAAAGAGTTTTGACCTGCATATGAATTTAGTATTGAATGACGCTGAAGAAATCGAAAACGGTGAATCAACCAGACGTTTAGGAACTGTGCTTATAAGAGGAGATAATATAGTCTACATATCACCTTAA
- a CDS encoding RNA-binding protein, translating into MKIRKRYYLKKKKLKELQKKLGEYAKLIPAKSKVEEIETDIYQFILVDGEPLIIMLEGEPLPTLKAALKLDIIQDYAVVDMGAVKFMTKGADVMSPGIVDADKNLKEGDIVFVVDEQHKKPLAIGRCLISGEEMIENDKGKAIKTIHYIGDKIWDFKV; encoded by the coding sequence TTGAAAATCAGAAAAAGATATTATCTGAAAAAAAAGAAACTGAAAGAATTACAAAAAAAACTAGGGGAATATGCTAAATTAATCCCTGCAAAGAGTAAGGTTGAGGAAATAGAAACCGATATTTACCAATTCATACTGGTTGACGGAGAACCGCTAATTATTATGTTAGAGGGAGAACCATTACCCACCCTAAAAGCAGCATTAAAATTAGATATTATCCAGGATTACGCGGTAGTAGATATGGGTGCTGTAAAATTTATGACTAAAGGTGCTGATGTCATGAGCCCCGGCATTGTGGATGCCGATAAAAACTTAAAGGAAGGAGATATTGTATTTGTTGTGGATGAACAGCACAAAAAGCCCCTGGCCATTGGCCGATGTCTAATATCTGGTGAGGAAATGATTGAAAATGATAAGGGCAAAGCTATAAAAACCATACACTATATTGGCGATAAAATATGGGATTTTAAAGTATAA